A window of Rufibacter sp. LB8 contains these coding sequences:
- the moaA gene encoding GTP 3',8-cyclase MoaA, with protein MGLLIDKYGRELTYLRLSVTDRCNFRCYYCMPEEGMKFVHRSHLLSFDEMYQLASLFCSLGISKIRITGGEPFVRTGIIPFLRKLSQLPGLDEITITSNGTLQQRHIQALREMGISKINISLDSLDPDRFFHITRRDSFATVMSGIHDLMDAGFDVKLNCVVAENKNIEDILPFVALTKDYPLAVRFLEEMPFNGQETFTGAQWTYREIYEHISSAHPEIEKLPSEASSTSVNYKIPGYKGSFGIIPSFSRTFCGTCNRIRLSATGELRTCLYGPPVTNLKDVLRAGANVETLTQEILAAVANRAKDGFAAEAGNTVSLHESMSVLGG; from the coding sequence ATGGGACTATTGATTGATAAATACGGACGGGAATTAACCTATCTGCGGCTGAGTGTGACGGACCGCTGCAATTTCAGGTGCTATTACTGCATGCCCGAGGAAGGCATGAAATTCGTGCACCGCAGCCATTTACTTTCCTTTGATGAAATGTACCAGTTGGCTTCGCTGTTCTGCAGTTTGGGCATTTCCAAAATCAGAATCACCGGCGGCGAGCCGTTTGTACGGACGGGCATTATTCCGTTTCTGCGCAAGCTTAGCCAGTTGCCCGGCCTTGACGAAATCACCATCACCAGCAACGGCACCCTGCAACAGCGGCACATTCAGGCACTCCGCGAAATGGGCATCTCCAAAATCAACATCAGCCTTGATTCCCTGGACCCGGACCGCTTTTTCCACATAACCCGCCGCGACAGTTTTGCCACCGTGATGTCTGGTATACATGATTTAATGGACGCAGGATTCGACGTAAAATTGAACTGTGTGGTAGCCGAAAACAAGAATATTGAAGACATTCTGCCCTTCGTGGCGCTCACCAAAGACTACCCGCTGGCGGTGCGCTTTCTGGAGGAAATGCCTTTCAACGGGCAAGAAACCTTTACCGGCGCGCAATGGACCTACCGTGAGATTTACGAGCACATTTCCTCCGCGCATCCAGAGATTGAGAAACTGCCCAGCGAAGCTTCGTCCACGTCGGTCAACTATAAAATACCGGGCTACAAAGGCTCCTTTGGCATCATACCTTCGTTCAGCAGAACGTTCTGTGGCACCTGCAACCGCATCAGGTTATCGGCTACCGGTGAGTTGCGCACGTGCTTGTACGGTCCGCCGGTGACCAACTTGAAAGACGTGTTGCGGGCCGGTGCGAACGTAGAGACGTTAACCCAGGAAATTCTGGCCGCCGTGGCCAACCGCGCCAAAGACGGGTTCGCCGCGGAGGCGGGCAACACCGTCAGTCTGCATGAATCCATGTCGGTGCTGGGCGGCTAG
- a CDS encoding molybdenum cofactor biosynthesis protein MoaE, whose product MHISIVEQVDLNQAYQLLQHDGAGGVNLFVGTVRNHAQGKQVTKLVFEAYVPMALKEMQKIAEAAQQKWPLDGLVMQHAVGEKGIGEPVVIIGTSSAHREASFAACRFLIDELKKTVPIWKKEYYQDNSVWVNAHP is encoded by the coding sequence CATTTCCATTGTTGAACAGGTAGACCTCAATCAAGCCTACCAACTGCTGCAGCATGACGGCGCGGGCGGCGTGAACTTGTTTGTAGGCACGGTGCGCAACCACGCGCAGGGCAAACAAGTAACCAAGCTGGTGTTTGAGGCCTACGTGCCAATGGCCCTGAAGGAAATGCAGAAAATTGCCGAGGCCGCGCAGCAGAAATGGCCCCTGGATGGTTTGGTGATGCAGCACGCCGTGGGCGAAAAAGGCATTGGCGAACCGGTGGTGATCATTGGTACCAGTTCGGCGCACCGCGAGGCGTCTTTTGCCGCCTGCCGTTTTCTGATTGACGAACTGAAGAAGACCGTGCCCATCTGGAAGAAAGAATATTACCAGGACAACAGCGTCTGGGTCAACGCGCATCCGTAA